In the Podospora pseudocomata strain CBS 415.72m chromosome 5, whole genome shotgun sequence genome, one interval contains:
- a CDS encoding hypothetical protein (COG:Z; SMCOG1272:TPR repeat-containing protein; antiSMASH:Cluster_14; EggNog:ENOG503NYQ3), with protein MLTSDLHLHPRGYKTHKWLDLDATYLIVKPKFSLRFRHADKLRIESAMPDSYRFGDYNNGFQVGTNRGTIYNTFPQAPERSETPPRPFATIPFSRDPDFVNRGDILEQIDRRCSEPAARVALVGLGGIGKSQLAIEFAHRITEKQPDIWVFWVHAGIYERVEDGFRTIANTVKLAGRNEPKANIPQLLAVQRTERQMDHDPDSADDRDVFDNANIAHGTTSGNERERRPFATYLPQSQNGSIIVTTRNRELAFRLTGRRQNMIEVGPMAQTDALALLEKKLGSPADLDVAADLVQALDLVPLAISQAAAYIQARAPRSSPEKYLAEFRKSEHRKSSLLQYDAGDLRRDGGASNAVLTTWQISFDYIRSKRPSAADLLSLMSFFDRQGIPDWVLKPPRVTKEDIPGRRIDEDGDTDFDNGRSATDGAVDDDMDSDTDSDLTDDSADTTDDGFEDDVAMLRDYCLIATTEMDEFEMHGLVQFSTRKWLEQWGQQETFKQKFIERMAASFPTGDNKNWATCRNLFAHVQVALGYRPSENREEIWATLLYNGGWFAWSQGRYEVAQRMVGKARRARENRLGKEDTASLDSMSLFALILLDRGQWEEAEKLFVQVMETRKTKLGADHRDTLSSMANLASTYRNQGRWDEAEKLEVQVMETSKTKLGADHPDTLTSMANLSATYRKQGRWEEAEKLEVQVMETRKTKLGADHPDTLSSMANLASTYRNQGRWEEAEKLEVQVMETSKTKLGADHPDTLTSMANLAATYRKQGRWEEAEKLEVQVMETSKTKLGADHPDTLSSMANLAATYRNQGRWEEAEKLEVQVMETSKTKLGADHPDTLSSMANLASTYRNQGRWEEAEKLEVQVMETRKTKLGADHPDTLSSMANLAFTWKSQGRHSTALALMKDCAQARQRRLGAEHPDTLSSLATVTKWGS; from the exons ATGCTCACTTCCGatcttcacctccatccACGAGGttacaaaacacacaaatggCTCGATCTTGACGCTACTTACCTCATCGTAAAACCCAAGTTTTCTCTACGCTTCCGCCACGCTGACAAGCTCAGGATAGAAAGTGCAATGCCAGACAGTTATCGTTTCGGCGACTATAACAATGGTTTCCAGGTGGGGACTAACAGGGGGACGATCTACAATACTTTCCCGCAGGCGCCAG AACGATCAGAAACCCCGCCGCGGCCATTCGCgaccatccccttctcccgcgaTCCTGATTTTGTCAACCGCGGAGACATTCTCGAGCAAATCGACCGGCGATGTTCCGAGCCCGCCGCTCGTGTGGCCCTCGTAGGCTTGGGCGGTATCGGCAAGTCGCAGCTGGCCATCGAGTTCGCTCACCGGATCACTGAAAAGCAGCCGGACATATGGGTATTCTGGGTCCACGCTGGAATATATGAgcgcgtcgaggatggcttcagGACGATTGCCAACACCGTCAAGCTGGCCGGCCGGAACgagcccaaggccaacatcccaCAGCTT CTGGCTGTCCAACGAACGGAACGGCAGATGGATCATGATCCTGACAGCGCTGACGACCGCGATGTGTTCGACAACGCGAATATTGCCCACGGCACGACCAGCGGCAATGAGCGCGAGAGGCGGCCGTTTGCGACATACCTACCGCAGAGCCAAAATGGATCGATTATTGTCACAACACGTAACAGGGAGTTAGCATTCAGACTGACCGGGCGCCGTCAAAATATGATCGAAGTCGGACCGATGGCGCAGACAGATGCCCTCGCactcctggagaagaagctaggATCGCCCGCGGATCTAGATGTGGCGGCCGATCTCGTACAGGCGCTCGACCTCGTTCCGTTGGCCATTAGCCAGGCTGCCGCCTACATACAGGCAAGGGCGCCGCGGAGCTCGCCCGAGAAGTACCTAGCTGAGTTCCGGAAGAGTGAGCATAGAAAGAGCAGTCTTTTACAGTACGATGCTGGGGACCTACGACGGGATGGAGGCGCATCAAACGCGGTTCTTACCACATGGCAAATATCTTTTGACTACATCCGGTCTAAGCGGCCGTCTGCGGCGGATCTCTTGTCACTTatgagctttttcgaccGGCAAGGTATCCCTGATTGGGTTTTAAAACCTCCTAGAGTTACTAAGGAGGATATTCCAGGACGGCGTATAGACGAGGACGGAGATACAGACTTTGATAACGGCAGAAGTGCTACAGATGGTGCCGTAGATGATGACATGGATAGTGACACAGATAGTGACCTCACGGATGATAGTGCAGATACCACTGATGATGGattcgaagatgatgtggcgaTGCTGAGAGACTACTGCCTCATAGCGACGACtgagatggacgagtttgagATGCACGGGCTTGTGCAGTTCTCAACGAGGAAGTGGCTGGAACAATGGGGCCAGCAGGAGACGTTCAAACAGAAGTTTATCGAGCGAATGGCAGCGTCATTCCCAACTGGAGACAACAAGAACTGGGCGACTTGTCGAAATCTCTTCGCACACGTTCAAGTGGCCTTGGGTTACCGACCCAGCGAGAATAGGGAGGAAATATGGGCGACGCTTTTGTataatgggggttggtttgcatGGTCGCAAGGGAGATACGAGGTGGCACAGCGGATGGTGGGCAAAGCGAGACGAGCCCGCGAGAATAGActgggaaaagaggataCGGCGAGTCTAGATAGTATGTCACTGTTTGCTCTGATCCTTTTGGACCgaggccagtgggaggaggccgagaagctgtttgtgcaggtgatggagactcgcaagaccaagcttggggccgatcaccgagatacgctgtcgagcatggccaacctagcgtcgacatacaggaaccagggccggtgggatgaggccgagaagctggaggtgcaggtgatggagacgagcaagaccaagcttggggccgatcacccagatacgctaacgagcatggccaacctatCGGCGACATACAGGAagcagggccggtgggaggaggccgagaagctggaggtgcaggtgatggagactcgcaagaccaagcttggggccgatcacccagatacgctatcgagcatggccaacctagcgtcgacatacagaaaccagggccggtgggaggaggccgagaagctggaggtgcaggtgatggagacgagcaagaccaagcttggggccgatcacccagatacgctaacgagcatggccaacctagcggcgacatacaggaagcagggccggtgggaggaggccgagaagctggaggtgcaggtgatggagacgagcaagaccaagcttggggccgatcacccagatacgctatcgagcatggccaacctagcggcgacatacaggaaccagggccggtgggaggaggccgagaagctggaggtgcaggtgatggagacgagcaagaccaagcttggggccgatcacccagatacgctatcgagcatggccaacctagcgtcgacatacaggaaccagggccggtgggaggaggccgagaagctggaggtgcaggtgatggagactcgcaagaccaagcttggggccgatcacccagatacgctgtcgagcatggccaacctcgcTTTTACTTGGAAAAGCCAAGGTCGACACTCGACCGCCTTAGCACTAATGAAGGACTGTGCCCAGGCTCGGCAGCGACGACTTGGTGCAGAGCATCCAGACACcctgtcgtctttggccaCCGTCACCAAGTGGGGTAGCTAG